The Euphorbia lathyris chromosome 3, ddEupLath1.1, whole genome shotgun sequence genome contains a region encoding:
- the LOC136223518 gene encoding small RNA-binding protein 11, chloroplastic-like yields the protein MAKRLGTQLFVSRLSPYTTTQKLEKLFSPFGVVREARLVRDPITRKPKGFGFVTFDSEDEAQKAIKTMDGRIVDGGLIFVEVAKSTEPSDNAGS from the exons ATGGCGAAAAGGCTCGGCACGCAACTCTTCGTTAGCA GATTATCTCCTTACACGACGACTcagaaattagaaaaattatttTCACCATTTGGAGTTGTAAGGGAAG CTAGGTTAGTACGCGACCCAATAACCCGAAAGCCTAAAGGATTTGGGTTTGTCACTTTTGACTCAGAGGATGAAGCACAGAAGGCCATCAAGACCATGGATGGAAGG ATTGTCGACGGAGGATTGATATTTGTGGAAGTTGCAAAGAGTACAGAACCAAGTGACAATGCCGGTTCTTGA
- the LOC136221530 gene encoding glycine-rich RNA-binding protein 4, mitochondrial has translation MQCRSHSAVHLSKSASLYRILWARHSCSQLFVGGLSYDTNETVLKDSFQQHGEIIEVRIICDRKSGKSKGYGFVQFDSEATASRALNQMNGQMVDGRSIRLSYAQK, from the exons ATGCAGTGTCGGAGTCATTCTGCTGTTCATCTCTCCAAATCAGCTTCATTGTACAGAATTTTATGGGCTCGCCACTCCTGCTCCCAATTATTTGTCGGAG GGCTTTCCTATGACACTAATGAAACAGTGTTGAAGGATAGTTTCCAGCAGCATGGAGAAATAATTGAAG TTAGGATTATATGTGATCGGAAAAGTGGCAAGTCAAAAGGATATGGATTTGTGCAGTTTGATTCGGAAGCCACAGCCTCCAGGGCTTTGAATCAAATGAATGGGCAG ATGGTGGATGGTAGGAGCATTCGACTCTCTTATGCACAAAAGTAA
- the LOC136221529 gene encoding histone H2A-like, translating into MDSTNVKKGAGGRKGGGPKKKSVTKSIRAGLQFPVGRIGRFLKKGRYAQRVGSGAPVYLAAVLEYLAAEVLELGGNAARDNKKNRIIPRHLLLAVRNDEELGKLLGGVTFAHGGVLPNINPVLLPKKTDKKEPKSPAKATKSPKKA; encoded by the exons ATGGACAGCACAAATGTGAAGAAGGGTGCCGGAGGTAGGAAAGGCGGAGGCCCGAAGAAGAAGTCCGTTACCAAATCCATCAGAGCTGGTCTTCAATTTCCCGTTGGTAGAATCGGAAGGTTTTTGAAGAAGGGGAGATATGCACAGAGAGTCGGATCCGGGGCTCCTGTTTACTTAGCTGCAGTTCTTGAGTACCTAGCTGCCGAG GTGCTGGAATTGGGTGGGAATGCGGCGAGAGACAACAAGAAGAACAGGATTATACCAAGGCATTTGTTGCTTGCAGTGAGAAATGATGAAGAGCTAGGAAAGTTGCTTGGTGGTGTAACATTTGCTCACGGAGGTGTTCTTCCAAACATAAACCCAGTTCTTTTGCCTAAAAAGACTGATAAAAAGGAACCTAAATCTCCTGCTAAGGCCACTAAGTCTCCAAAGAAAGCTTAA